The DNA segment CCCTCGGCAGGTCCTCGTGCGCGATGCCAGGACCCGCGTCGGCCACCTCGATCACGGCGGAACCATCACCGAGCGGTCGCAACACCACTCGCACGATCGACCCCGGCGGCGAGAATTTCACGGCGTTGTCGAGCAGATTCAGTACTGCCCGCTCCAGCGCGCTCGGGTCGCCGGTCAACACCCACGGCTGCAACGTGGTGTCGAACTCGATCTCCCCTGCCCTGCGCCGCGCCCTGTCGAGGGCCCGCTCGACGACCTCGATCACGTCGATCCGTTCAGCGGCCTCTCTCGGTTCGCTCTCTCTCGCCAGTTCGACGAGGTCACCGATGAGTTGGGTCAATTCGTCGAGCTGACCGCGGATGTCGCTCTCCATCTCGATCCTGTCCTGCTCGGGCAACGCGGGCGCGCCGTCCCTGCTCGCCGAAAGCAGAAGTTCGAGATTGGTCCGTAGTGACGTCAGCGGTGTGCGCAGTTCGTGCCCCGCGTCGGCGACAAGGCGCCGCTGCCGTTCCTGCGACTCCGCGACGGCACCGAGCATCGTGTTGAAGCTCTGTGTCAGCCTCGCCAGTTCGTCGTCCCCAGTCACCGGAATCGGGCGCAGGTCCATCGTCCGCGCGACCCGCTCCGTCGCCGATGTCAGCCGTTCCACCGGACGCAGTCCCGCCCTTGCCACCGCCGTTCCCGCGACGGCGGCGACGATGATTCCGGCCCCGCCGAAGAGGAACAGCACGAGCGAGAGGTCGCTCAGTGAGCGCTTCATCGGCGCGAGTGATTGAGCGAGGACCATGGCCTCACCGTTTCCCCAGCGAAGCGCGATAACCCTCATGTCGGTGGCCTGGTCGGTCCGCAACGAGGAATCGGAGGTGCCGACCGCCACGGCGAACTCCCGCTCTCCCCACGGGGGCGGGGTCGATCCCTGCGGCGCGACCATGACCCCGGAAGCCTGCAACAGGCCCATCTGAATGTCGTTGCTCGCGAGGAACGCGCCGGGGATCTGCCGTACCTCGTCCTGCACCACCGGGCTGCGCACGGCCGCGCTCGCCCTCTCGATCAGGTTGTCGTCGAGCTGCTGCGCCAGATTGCCCCTCACCGTCAGATAGGCGCCGAACGACACGAGTGCCACCGCGCAGCCGACACAGATGGCCGCCAGCAACATCACCCTGGTCCTCAGCGAAAGCCGCTGGTGCGGGCGGACGGGGTGGCCGCTGTCCTCCGACGCGGATCCTTGTTCAGAGGCGGGTGGAGCCTGGGTCACGGTGGCGTCTCCCGCAACACGTAGCCCACTCCGCGCACCGTGTGGATCAGCCGGGGCTCACCACCGGCTTCGGTCTTCCTCCGCAGGTAGCCGACGTAGACCTCCAGCGCGTTTCCCGAGGTCGGGAAGTCATAGCCCCAGACCTCCTCCAGGATGCGACCGCGGGTCAGCACATGCTTCGGGTAGGACATCAGCAGTTCGAGCAACGCGAACTCGGTGCGCGTGAGACTGATCGGCCGGTCGCCTCTTCGCACCTCGCGAGTACCGGGATCGAGGGTGAGGTCGGCGAATTCGAGCGTCACGGAGTCCGGGCCTGCGTTCGCTTCCGCGCTGGCCCTGCGCAGCAAGGCCCTCAGTCTGGCGAGCAACTCCTCAAGCGCGAAGGGCTTCGGCAGGTAGTCGTCCGCACCCGCGTCGAGCCCCGACACCCTGTCCGAGACGGTGTCCCGCGCGGTCAGCACCAGGATCGGCAGGTCGTCTCCCGCGCTGCGCAGCCTCCTGGCGACCTCCAGCCCGTCGAGCCTCGGCATCATGACATCGAGCACCATCGCGTCGGGACGGTCGGTCGTCACCTTGTCGAGCGCCTGCGCACCGTCGCTCGCGACATCGACCCGGTAGCCGTTGAATTCGAGGGAACGGCGAAGCGACTCCCGAACGGCCCGATCGTCGTCGACAACAAGAATGCGCATGTGCACAGTCTTACCCGTCGAGCTGAGACGCTCCTTAACGGCGCGAAGCTGTCACCCGCTCGCGGCCTTGGGGTCAGTCCACGAGGCCGCCGCGATAGGCCAGCAGCGCCGCTTGCACCCGGTTGGCCGCGCCGATCTTGGAAAGCACGGCCGAGACGTAACCCTTGACCGTCGCCTCGGAAAGATGAAGGGCACCACCGATCTCCGCATTGGAAAGGCCCTGACCGATGAGGCCGACGACCTCACGTTCCCGTTCCGACAACGAGGCGAGCATTTTGCGCGCGGGGGCGGCGGCTCGTTGGCCGTCGCGGTGGGCGTGGACCATGCGCACCGCGACGCTGGGGTCGAGCACCGCACCGCCGCGAGCCAGATCGCGGACCGCGCGAACCAGCACGGCGGGTTCGATGTCCTTCAACAGAAACCCGTTGGCGCCGAACCGCAGCGCGAGACTCACGTACTCGTCGATGTCGAACGTCGTCAGCATCGCGACGGAAGGGGGCTCCGGCAATGTCTGGATGGCGCGCAACGCCCTGATCCCGTCGTCGGGCGCCCGCATGCGGATGTCGAGCA comes from the Prauserella marina genome and includes:
- a CDS encoding response regulator; the protein is MIKVMLADDEELVRSGLRAMLSAAPDIEVVGEAVDGRSAVDAARRFHPDVALLDIRMRAPDDGIRALRAIQTLPEPPSVAMLTTFDIDEYVSLALRFGANGFLLKDIEPAVLVRAVRDLARGGAVLDPSVAVRMVHAHRDGQRAAAPARKMLASLSEREREVVGLIGQGLSNAEIGGALHLSEATVKGYVSAVLSKIGAANRVQAALLAYRGGLVD
- a CDS encoding sensor histidine kinase, whose product is MLLAAICVGCAVALVSFGAYLTVRGNLAQQLDDNLIERASAAVRSPVVQDEVRQIPGAFLASNDIQMGLLQASGVMVAPQGSTPPPWGEREFAVAVGTSDSSLRTDQATDMRVIALRWGNGEAMVLAQSLAPMKRSLSDLSLVLFLFGGAGIIVAAVAGTAVARAGLRPVERLTSATERVARTMDLRPIPVTGDDELARLTQSFNTMLGAVAESQERQRRLVADAGHELRTPLTSLRTNLELLLSASRDGAPALPEQDRIEMESDIRGQLDELTQLIGDLVELARESEPREAAERIDVIEVVERALDRARRRAGEIEFDTTLQPWVLTGDPSALERAVLNLLDNAVKFSPPGSIVRVVLRPLGDGSAVIEVADAGPGIAHEDLPRVFDRFYRSSEARTLPGSGLGLAIVKQVAERHGGAVYAGRNPEGGALMTIRLPGAPG
- a CDS encoding response regulator transcription factor; this encodes MRILVVDDDRAVRESLRRSLEFNGYRVDVASDGAQALDKVTTDRPDAMVLDVMMPRLDGLEVARRLRSAGDDLPILVLTARDTVSDRVSGLDAGADDYLPKPFALEELLARLRALLRRASAEANAGPDSVTLEFADLTLDPGTREVRRGDRPISLTRTEFALLELLMSYPKHVLTRGRILEEVWGYDFPTSGNALEVYVGYLRRKTEAGGEPRLIHTVRGVGYVLRETPP